The following proteins are encoded in a genomic region of Bubalus kerabau isolate K-KA32 ecotype Philippines breed swamp buffalo chromosome 15, PCC_UOA_SB_1v2, whole genome shotgun sequence:
- the IL18BP gene encoding interleukin-18-binding protein — MTMRQNWIPDPSPLWALLFCAHIISHLARATPVPQATTAASPGMAKAPCSSRPLALPAAKQCPALTVTWPAVKVSLNGTLTLSCTACSRFPHFSILYWLGNGSFIEHLPGRLREGSTRREYRGKWTQLWRPLVLEELSPTLRDTNFSCVFMDPGQTVQRHLVLAQLWAGPKTSVPLPQEAPPSSQSPLLHHPDGEPELHRHLVETPPLY; from the exons ATGACCATGAGACAGAACTGGATTCCAG ACCCCAGCCCTCTTTGGGCCCTGCTCTTCTGTGCCCACATCATCTCCCACCTGGCCAGAGCCACACCTGTGCCTCAGGCCACCACAGCTGCCTCACCTGGGATGGCAAAGGCCCCCTGCTCCTCGCGGCCGCTAGCGCTCCCAGCAGCTAAACAGTGCCCAGCGCTGACAGTGACCTGGCCAGCAGTGAAAGTCTCACTGA ATGGAACGCTGACCTTGTCCTGTACCGCCTGCAGCCGCTttccccacttcagtatcctCTACTGGCTGGGCAACGGCTCCTTCATCGAGCACCTCCCAGGCCGGCTGCGGGAGGGCAGCACCAG GCGGGAGTACAGGGGCAAGTGGACCCAGCTGTGGAGGCCCTTGGTGCTGGAGGAGCTGAGCCCTACCCTGCGAGATACCAACTTCTCCTGTGTTTTCATGGATCCTGGGCAGACTGTCCAGCGTCACCTTGTCCTGGCCCAGCTCTGG GCTGGGCCGAAGACAAGTGTGCCCCTGCCACAGGAAGCCCCACCCTCCAGCCAGTCCCCTCTGCTGCACCATCCCGATGGTGAACCCGAGCTCCACCGCCACCTGGTTGAAACACCACCTCTTTACTGA